Proteins encoded by one window of Microbacterium testaceum:
- the glmS gene encoding glutamine--fructose-6-phosphate transaminase (isomerizing) yields MCGITAYRGPTSAASRARSALERLEYRGYDSAGIAARHVDGTALHVRTLNGVASLTDAVRSGESGTDATTSAIGHTRWATHGGVSERNAHPIEDCSGRLFLVHNGIIENADLLRAQLVADGHRFATDVDSEVIVHLLEQALRPGVGLGDALADIVTRLEGSWAIVALDSRSGSLAGTAHGSPLIFAEGEEGVYFASDVGAITPVVETFRVLEDDDVVEVDAGGMRWHRAGGSCRPRGLWPVPQTAYLSSKGRHRDHMGNEIDEQPAVARRVLEVLTPGIADGILWRGAGLPPLDEVDRVTVIGCGTSLHAGRAVAGVFSRLGGLPTRTLVASEAAHEVWEPRTLVIALSQSGETADVLRALDGLPARGRTVLALTNNPSSTLARRADATLDCLAGPEIGVAATKTFVAQVLTGACLALSGLSVSSRADAMALDGDLRALAATPEALSAALDTWRGPAAKMAAEFVNAPGFLFLGRGSGLVYAAEGALKLKELSYRWTEHQPAGELKHGPLALVDAGTPVFVVDNGDPRLDVDVAEILARGGRVLRVGERVLNVGGIPLHLPRTGPSWGPLETVVPLQMFARELALRLRRDVDKPRNLAKSVTVS; encoded by the coding sequence ATGTGCGGCATCACCGCGTACCGCGGTCCGACGTCCGCCGCCTCGCGCGCCCGAAGCGCCCTCGAGCGTCTGGAGTACCGGGGCTACGACTCCGCGGGCATCGCCGCGCGGCACGTCGACGGCACGGCCCTGCACGTGCGCACCCTGAACGGCGTGGCATCCCTCACCGACGCGGTGCGTTCGGGCGAATCGGGGACGGATGCCACGACCTCGGCGATCGGTCACACCCGCTGGGCCACCCACGGCGGGGTCAGCGAGCGCAACGCCCACCCGATCGAGGACTGCAGCGGTCGGTTGTTCCTGGTGCACAACGGGATCATCGAGAACGCCGATCTGCTGCGGGCGCAGCTCGTCGCCGACGGGCACCGGTTCGCCACCGACGTCGACAGCGAGGTGATCGTCCACCTGCTCGAGCAGGCGTTGCGCCCCGGGGTGGGGCTCGGCGACGCCCTCGCCGACATCGTCACGCGCCTCGAGGGGTCGTGGGCGATCGTCGCCCTCGACAGCCGGTCGGGATCGCTCGCGGGAACGGCGCACGGTTCGCCCCTCATCTTCGCCGAGGGCGAAGAGGGGGTCTACTTCGCGAGCGACGTGGGTGCGATCACTCCGGTGGTCGAGACCTTCCGCGTGCTGGAGGACGACGACGTGGTCGAGGTGGACGCGGGAGGCATGCGGTGGCACCGCGCGGGCGGCAGTTGTCGCCCGCGCGGACTGTGGCCCGTCCCGCAGACGGCGTACCTGTCCAGCAAGGGGCGCCATCGCGACCACATGGGCAACGAGATCGACGAGCAGCCCGCCGTGGCGCGCCGCGTGCTCGAGGTCCTCACCCCCGGGATCGCCGACGGCATCCTGTGGCGAGGGGCGGGCCTTCCCCCGCTCGACGAGGTCGATCGGGTGACGGTCATCGGGTGCGGCACGTCGCTGCACGCGGGCCGTGCGGTGGCCGGGGTGTTCTCCCGCCTCGGCGGCCTCCCCACCCGCACGCTCGTCGCGAGCGAGGCGGCGCACGAGGTGTGGGAGCCGCGCACGCTGGTGATCGCGCTGAGCCAATCGGGTGAGACGGCCGACGTCCTCCGGGCACTCGACGGCCTCCCGGCCCGCGGGCGCACCGTGTTGGCCCTGACGAACAATCCGTCGTCGACCCTGGCCCGTCGCGCGGATGCGACACTCGATTGCCTCGCCGGTCCCGAGATCGGGGTCGCCGCGACGAAGACGTTCGTCGCCCAGGTCCTGACGGGTGCCTGCCTCGCCCTCTCGGGGTTGTCGGTCTCGTCGCGGGCCGACGCGATGGCCCTCGATGGTGACCTGCGCGCGCTGGCCGCGACCCCGGAGGCCCTGTCGGCCGCTCTCGACACCTGGCGCGGCCCCGCGGCGAAGATGGCCGCCGAGTTCGTCAACGCCCCCGGCTTCCTCTTCCTCGGCCGCGGCTCGGGTCTCGTCTACGCCGCCGAGGGAGCGCTCAAGCTGAAAGAGCTGTCGTACCGGTGGACCGAGCACCAGCCGGCGGGCGAGCTGAAGCACGGCCCTCTCGCCCTGGTGGATGCCGGCACCCCGGTGTTCGTCGTCGACAACGGCGATCCGCGGCTCGACGTCGACGTCGCCGAGATCCTGGCCCGCGGCGGCCGCGTGCTCCGCGTGGGGGAACGCGTGCTGAACGTGGGCGGCATCCCGCTGCACCTGCCGCGGACCGGCCCCTCGTGGGGACCACTCGAGACGGTGGTGCCCCTGCAGATGTTCGCTCGCGAGCTCGCCCTGCGCCTGCGCCGCGACGTGGACAAGCCCCGCAATCTCGCGAAGTCGGTGACGGTCTCGTGA
- a CDS encoding polysaccharide deacetylase family protein — translation MIHRHAAPGRRRLRALAVIAAVAVGAGGLIAAAPPAAAPAQAATRTIVSLTFDDANSDQLNALPALQANGMKGTFYINSGFIGAAGHMTRTDLTNLKNAGHEIGGHTVNHPDLAQVSVDEATRQICTDRKNLTSWGFTVRSFAYPFASSTPAVEKAVANCGYSSGRLLGDIRSRFGCPDCAYAESTRPADKYALKALDQVDATWTLDDLKAGVTNAEKNGGGWVQYTFHDVCDDACSDLAVTTSLFSQFTSWLKTRQAAGTVVKTIGDVIGGTAKPVVDGPSVPAVTGSTNGIVNPSMETGAPDCWMRGGYGNNTPAFSTGSPAHTGNISSGIVMSAYVDGDAKLLPQFDLGQCSPTVTPGKTYTLREWYQSSGVTQFAVYLRSTSGSWSYWTSSPWFSSAADWTQADWTTAAIPAGYNGISFALTIFGNGTLRTDDLQLYDSTGAPSLAPATVTAPSFAPMTATPPQGPVEKVHPTESDVTG, via the coding sequence ATGATCCACCGACACGCCGCCCCCGGGCGTCGGCGACTCCGCGCCCTCGCGGTCATCGCTGCCGTCGCCGTCGGAGCGGGCGGGCTGATCGCCGCGGCACCGCCCGCCGCGGCACCTGCCCAGGCCGCCACCCGCACCATCGTCAGCCTCACGTTCGACGACGCCAACTCCGACCAGCTCAACGCCCTCCCCGCCCTTCAGGCCAACGGCATGAAGGGGACGTTCTACATCAACTCCGGATTCATCGGCGCGGCGGGGCACATGACCCGCACCGACCTGACGAACCTGAAGAACGCGGGTCACGAGATCGGCGGGCACACCGTCAACCACCCCGACCTCGCGCAGGTCAGTGTCGACGAGGCCACGCGCCAGATCTGCACCGACCGCAAGAACCTCACCTCGTGGGGCTTCACGGTGCGCAGTTTCGCCTACCCCTTCGCGTCGTCGACCCCCGCCGTCGAGAAAGCCGTGGCGAACTGCGGGTACAGCAGCGGGCGCCTCCTCGGCGACATCCGCAGTCGCTTCGGCTGCCCCGACTGCGCCTACGCGGAGTCCACCCGCCCGGCCGACAAGTACGCGCTCAAGGCCCTCGACCAGGTCGACGCCACCTGGACGCTCGACGACCTCAAGGCGGGGGTCACGAACGCCGAGAAGAACGGCGGCGGGTGGGTGCAGTACACCTTTCACGACGTCTGCGACGACGCGTGCAGCGACCTGGCGGTCACCACGTCGTTGTTCAGTCAGTTCACCTCGTGGCTGAAGACGCGACAGGCGGCGGGGACGGTGGTCAAGACGATCGGCGACGTCATCGGCGGCACGGCCAAGCCCGTCGTGGACGGCCCCTCGGTGCCCGCCGTGACGGGGTCGACCAACGGCATCGTCAACCCGAGCATGGAGACCGGTGCTCCCGACTGCTGGATGAGGGGCGGTTACGGCAACAACACCCCTGCGTTCAGCACCGGCTCCCCCGCGCACACGGGGAACATCTCGAGCGGAATCGTCATGTCCGCGTACGTCGACGGCGATGCCAAACTCCTCCCGCAGTTCGACCTCGGCCAGTGCTCCCCCACGGTGACACCGGGCAAAACATATACGCTGCGCGAGTGGTACCAGTCGAGTGGGGTGACGCAGTTCGCGGTCTACCTCCGGTCGACGAGCGGTTCGTGGTCGTACTGGACCTCGAGCCCGTGGTTCTCCTCGGCCGCCGACTGGACGCAGGCCGACTGGACGACGGCCGCGATCCCCGCCGGCTACAACGGCATCAGTTTCGCGCTGACGATCTTCGGCAACGGCACCCTCCGCACCGACGATCTGCAGCTCTACGACAGCACCGGTGCCCCGTCCCTGGCCCCCGCCACCGTGACCGCCCCGTCGTTCGCCCCGATGACCGCGACGCCTCCCCAGGGCCCGGTGGAGAAGGTCCACCCCACCGAGAGCGACGTCACCGGATGA
- a CDS encoding RNA polymerase-binding protein RbpA codes for MATGGNAIRGSRVGAGPMGEQDHGFHADRVAVSYWDALGNETVRYFAAGIPDDEIPETIDSPHSGLPAGRDKANPPALAKAEPYKTHLAYVKERRSDEEAASLLDDALQQLRERRGQ; via the coding sequence ATGGCCACTGGCGGCAATGCCATCCGTGGCTCGCGCGTCGGCGCGGGCCCCATGGGCGAGCAGGATCACGGCTTCCACGCCGACCGCGTCGCCGTCTCGTACTGGGACGCCCTCGGCAACGAGACCGTCCGGTATTTCGCCGCGGGCATCCCCGACGACGAGATCCCCGAGACGATCGACTCCCCGCACTCCGGGCTCCCCGCCGGACGCGACAAGGCCAACCCGCCGGCTCTCGCCAAGGCGGAGCCGTACAAGACGCACCTCGCCTACGTGAAGGAGCGCCGCAGCGACGAAGAAGCCGCTTCGCTCCTCGATGACGCTCTGCAGCAGCTGCGCGAGCGTCGCGGACAGTAA
- the secG gene encoding preprotein translocase subunit SecG — MQILEFVLQVLLGITSLLLTLLILLHKGRGGGLSDMFGGGMSSALGSSGLAERNLNRFTIVLALVWFVTIVGLGLLTKFAEI, encoded by the coding sequence GTGCAGATTCTCGAGTTCGTCCTGCAGGTGCTCCTGGGTATCACCAGCCTCCTGCTGACCCTGCTCATCCTGCTTCACAAGGGTCGCGGTGGCGGTCTGTCCGACATGTTCGGCGGCGGCATGAGTTCCGCCCTCGGTTCGTCGGGCCTGGCCGAGCGCAACCTCAACCGTTTCACGATCGTGCTCGCGCTGGTGTGGTTCGTCACCATCGTGGGTCTCGGTCTCCTCACCAAGTTCGCGGAGATCTGA
- the tpiA gene encoding triose-phosphate isomerase, producing the protein MAVTRTPLIAGNWKMNLDHLQAVAFVQKLHWTLKEAKHEAGSVEVAVFPPFTDLRTVQTLLDADKIDFALGGQDLSAHDSGAYTGEISGQFLAKLDAKYVIIGHSERRQFHNETDEVVAAKTQAALRHGLAPVICVGETSEDLEKFGASAVPVGQLEVALEGVAADADIVVAYEPVWAIGSGQAATPDQAQEVCAKLRAVVADKLGADAAARTRVLYGGSVKSGNIAGFMREPDVDGALVGGASLVVDEFAAIVRFQKHVGV; encoded by the coding sequence ATGGCAGTGACCAGAACCCCCCTCATCGCCGGCAACTGGAAGATGAACCTCGACCACCTGCAGGCGGTCGCGTTCGTTCAGAAGCTGCACTGGACGTTGAAGGAAGCCAAGCACGAGGCCGGAAGCGTCGAGGTCGCGGTCTTCCCGCCGTTCACCGATCTGCGCACCGTGCAGACGCTGCTCGACGCCGACAAGATCGACTTCGCCCTCGGCGGTCAGGACCTGTCGGCTCACGACTCCGGCGCGTACACCGGCGAGATCTCGGGTCAGTTCCTGGCCAAGCTCGATGCGAAGTACGTGATCATCGGGCACTCGGAGCGTCGTCAGTTCCACAACGAGACCGACGAGGTCGTCGCGGCGAAGACCCAGGCGGCCCTTCGCCACGGTCTCGCGCCGGTCATCTGCGTCGGCGAGACCTCGGAGGACCTCGAGAAGTTCGGCGCCAGCGCCGTTCCGGTCGGTCAGCTCGAGGTCGCGCTCGAGGGCGTGGCGGCGGACGCCGACATCGTCGTGGCCTACGAGCCGGTGTGGGCCATCGGTTCGGGTCAGGCGGCGACGCCCGATCAGGCCCAGGAGGTCTGCGCCAAGCTCCGTGCGGTCGTCGCCGACAAGCTGGGCGCCGATGCGGCTGCTCGCACGCGCGTCCTCTACGGCGGTTCGGTGAAGTCGGGGAACATCGCCGGCTTCATGCGCGAGCCCGATGTGGACGGCGCCCTGGTGGGTGGCGCGAGCCTCGTCGTCGACGAGTTCGCCGCGATCGTCCGCTTCCAGAAGCACGTCGGCGTCTGA
- a CDS encoding phosphoglycerate kinase, with protein MALRTLDSLGSLAGTRVIVRCDLNVPLKDGIITDDGRVRASLPTLNALINAGARVIVCSHLGRPDGAPDPKYSLEPVAQRLSELLGQPVAFARDTVGESASDAVASLENGEVAVIENLRFNAGETSKDESERQAFARELAGLGDALVSDGFGVVHRKQASVYDLAQLVPSAAGLLIQKELEVLDRLTENPERPYTVVLGGSKVSDKLGVIEHLLPRVDKLLVGGGMMFTFLVAEGHKVGSSLLEQDQIDTVKGYLATAKERGVEIVLPVDAVVAASFSADADHVVADADALEGTAFGASGLGLDIGPRTAEMFADAVRGSRTVFWNGPMGVFEMKAFESGTKTVAQALTEVDGLSVVGGGDSAAAVRQLGFADEAFGHISTGGGASLEFLEGKKLPGLEVLGWQ; from the coding sequence ATGGCTCTGCGCACCCTCGATTCGCTGGGGTCGCTGGCCGGCACGCGCGTCATCGTCCGTTGTGATCTCAACGTTCCTCTCAAGGACGGGATTATCACGGACGATGGCCGCGTGCGCGCGTCGCTGCCGACCCTCAACGCACTGATCAACGCCGGCGCGCGTGTGATCGTGTGCTCGCACCTGGGCCGCCCCGACGGGGCCCCCGACCCGAAGTACTCCCTCGAGCCGGTCGCGCAGCGCCTGTCCGAGCTCCTCGGCCAGCCGGTCGCGTTCGCGCGCGACACGGTGGGCGAGTCGGCTTCGGATGCCGTGGCCTCGCTCGAGAACGGTGAGGTCGCCGTCATCGAGAACCTCCGCTTCAACGCGGGGGAGACCTCAAAGGACGAGTCCGAGCGCCAGGCCTTCGCCCGCGAGCTTGCCGGTCTCGGCGACGCCCTCGTGTCGGACGGCTTCGGCGTCGTGCACCGCAAGCAGGCGAGCGTCTACGACCTCGCTCAGCTGGTGCCCTCGGCCGCCGGCCTTCTCATCCAGAAGGAGCTCGAGGTCCTCGACCGTCTCACCGAGAACCCCGAGCGTCCCTACACGGTCGTTCTCGGCGGTTCGAAGGTCAGCGACAAGCTGGGCGTCATCGAGCACCTGCTGCCGCGCGTGGACAAGCTCCTCGTCGGTGGCGGCATGATGTTCACGTTCCTCGTCGCCGAGGGGCACAAGGTCGGCTCGAGCCTGCTCGAGCAGGACCAGATCGACACCGTGAAGGGTTACCTCGCCACGGCGAAGGAGCGCGGCGTCGAGATCGTGCTGCCGGTGGATGCGGTCGTCGCCGCCTCGTTCTCGGCGGACGCCGACCACGTGGTCGCCGACGCGGACGCCCTCGAAGGCACCGCCTTCGGTGCGTCCGGTCTCGGCCTCGACATCGGCCCCCGCACGGCGGAGATGTTCGCCGACGCCGTCCGCGGCTCGCGCACCGTCTTCTGGAACGGCCCGATGGGCGTGTTCGAGATGAAGGCGTTCGAGTCCGGCACCAAGACCGTCGCCCAGGCGCTCACCGAGGTCGACGGCCTCAGCGTCGTCGGCGGTGGCGACTCCGCCGCAGCCGTGCGTCAGCTCGGCTTCGCCGACGAGGCGTTCGGCCACATCTCCACGGGTGGCGGCGCCAGCCTGGAGTTCCTCGAAGGCAAGAAGCTCCCCGGACTGGAGGTCCTCGGATGGCAGTGA
- the gap gene encoding type I glyceraldehyde-3-phosphate dehydrogenase, protein MTVKIGINGFGRIGRNYLRAALAQGADLEIVAVNDLTDNKSLAHLLKYDSVGGVLTEDVSYTADSITVGDKTIKVFEERDPANLPWGELGVDIVIESTGRFTKAEDAKKHITGGAKKVLISAPATGDDATIVMGVNEETYNPETDVIISNASCTTNCLAPLAQVFNEAFGIERGFMMTAHAYTADQNLQDGPHSDLRRARGAAINIVPASTGAAKAIGLVLPELNGKLSGSSYRVPVPTGSIVDLTIVTPTEGLTVDQVNEVYKKAAAEGRLNGILQYTEDPIVSSDIQGNPHSSIFDAELTNVSGNLVKVSSWYDNEWGYSNRLVDLTEYVAERL, encoded by the coding sequence GTGACCGTCAAGATCGGAATCAACGGCTTCGGCCGTATCGGACGCAACTACCTCCGCGCGGCTCTCGCGCAGGGTGCCGACCTCGAAATCGTGGCGGTGAACGACCTCACCGACAACAAGTCGCTGGCGCACCTCCTCAAGTACGACTCCGTCGGCGGCGTGCTGACCGAGGACGTCTCGTACACCGCAGACTCCATCACCGTCGGCGACAAGACCATCAAGGTGTTCGAAGAGCGCGACCCCGCGAACCTCCCCTGGGGCGAGCTGGGCGTCGACATCGTCATCGAGTCGACCGGTCGCTTCACCAAGGCCGAAGACGCCAAGAAGCACATCACCGGTGGGGCCAAGAAGGTCCTTATCTCGGCTCCCGCCACGGGCGACGACGCCACGATCGTCATGGGCGTCAACGAAGAGACGTACAACCCCGAGACCGACGTCATCATCTCGAACGCGTCCTGCACCACGAACTGCCTGGCGCCCCTCGCCCAGGTGTTCAACGAGGCCTTCGGCATCGAGCGCGGCTTCATGATGACCGCTCACGCCTACACCGCCGACCAGAACCTCCAGGACGGCCCGCACAGCGACCTGCGTCGTGCGCGCGGCGCGGCGATCAACATCGTTCCCGCCTCGACCGGTGCCGCCAAGGCCATCGGCCTGGTGCTGCCCGAGCTCAACGGCAAGCTCAGCGGCTCGTCGTACCGCGTTCCGGTTCCCACCGGCTCGATCGTCGACCTCACGATCGTCACGCCCACCGAGGGCCTGACCGTCGACCAGGTCAACGAGGTCTACAAGAAGGCCGCTGCCGAGGGTCGCCTCAACGGCATCCTCCAGTACACCGAGGACCCGATCGTCTCGAGCGACATCCAGGGCAACCCGCACTCGTCGATCTTCGACGCCGAGCTGACCAACGTCAGCGGCAACCTCGTCAAGGTCTCGTCGTGGTACGACAACGAGTGGGGCTACTCGAACCGTCTCGTCGACCTGACCGAGTACGTCGCCGAGCGTCTCTGA
- a CDS encoding superoxide dismutase — MAKYTLPELPYDYSALEPHISATIMELHHSKHHQTYVNGANTTLDLLAEAREKGDFANINRLQKDLAFNLGGHTNHSIFWTNLSPNGGDKPTGDLESAIDDQFGSFDAFRAQFTAAALGVQGSGWAGLFWDSIGENLVIQQFFDQQGQIVAGTVPILLLDVWEHAYYLDYKNVRADYVKAFWNIANWDDAQQRFAAAREKTAGLLVLS; from the coding sequence ATGGCGAAGTACACGCTGCCCGAACTGCCCTACGACTACTCGGCGCTGGAGCCGCACATCAGTGCGACCATCATGGAGCTGCACCACAGCAAGCACCACCAGACCTACGTCAACGGTGCCAACACCACTCTCGACCTCCTCGCCGAAGCGCGCGAGAAGGGCGATTTCGCCAACATCAACCGCCTGCAGAAGGACCTCGCGTTCAACCTCGGCGGTCACACGAACCACTCGATCTTCTGGACGAATCTCTCGCCCAACGGTGGAGACAAGCCCACCGGCGACCTCGAGTCGGCCATCGACGACCAGTTCGGCTCGTTCGACGCCTTCCGTGCGCAGTTCACCGCCGCCGCCCTCGGCGTGCAGGGCTCCGGCTGGGCGGGTCTGTTCTGGGACTCGATCGGCGAGAACCTCGTCATCCAGCAGTTCTTCGACCAGCAGGGTCAGATCGTCGCGGGCACCGTGCCGATCCTGCTCCTCGACGTCTGGGAGCACGCGTACTACCTCGACTACAAGAACGTCCGCGCCGACTACGTGAAGGCGTTCTGGAACATCGCGAACTGGGATGACGCCCAGCAGCGCTTCGCCGCCGCCCGAGAGAAGACCGCGGGTCTGCTGGTACTGTCGTAA
- the whiA gene encoding DNA-binding protein WhiA produces MPLTADVKAELITVRDPRPTARVAELTALLRFSGGLHSIANRVAVEAELDSDILARRVARDLMELYGVRPELHHVQGSGGRAGGLYAVRVIEAGETLARQTGLLDQRRRPVRGLPNKLTTGSRPDLSAIWRGAFLAAGTLSDPGRSAALEISCPSSEAAMALVGAGHRIGIPAKAREVRGVPRVVVRDGEAIRGALYEMGARRTAGEWDQMRQRREVRAGVNRLVNFDDANLRRSAQAAVAACARVERALEILGDDVPAHLQQAGELRLAHRDASLDELGHHADPPLTKDAVAGRIRRLLAMADKKADVEGIPGTEAAVPVGAED; encoded by the coding sequence GTGCCGCTGACCGCCGACGTGAAGGCCGAACTCATCACCGTTCGCGACCCGCGCCCGACCGCGCGCGTCGCCGAGCTGACGGCCCTCCTGCGCTTCTCCGGTGGTCTGCACTCCATCGCCAACCGCGTCGCGGTCGAAGCCGAACTCGACTCCGACATCCTCGCGCGCCGCGTGGCCCGCGACCTCATGGAGCTCTACGGCGTCCGTCCCGAACTGCACCACGTGCAGGGTTCCGGCGGGCGTGCGGGCGGGCTCTACGCGGTGCGCGTGATCGAGGCGGGCGAGACCCTCGCGCGGCAGACGGGACTCCTCGACCAGCGCCGTCGCCCCGTGCGCGGCCTGCCGAACAAGCTCACCACCGGTTCGCGTCCCGACCTGAGCGCGATCTGGCGCGGAGCGTTCCTCGCCGCCGGCACCCTGAGCGACCCCGGTCGTTCCGCGGCCCTCGAGATCTCGTGCCCCTCGTCGGAGGCGGCGATGGCTCTCGTGGGTGCGGGCCACCGCATCGGCATCCCCGCCAAGGCCCGCGAGGTGCGCGGAGTGCCGCGCGTCGTCGTCCGCGACGGCGAGGCGATCCGCGGAGCCCTGTACGAGATGGGTGCCCGCCGCACCGCGGGGGAGTGGGACCAGATGCGCCAGCGCCGCGAGGTGCGGGCCGGGGTCAACCGTCTCGTGAACTTCGACGACGCGAACCTCCGCCGCTCCGCGCAGGCCGCCGTCGCGGCGTGCGCGCGTGTCGAGCGCGCTCTCGAGATCCTCGGTGACGACGTTCCCGCGCACCTTCAGCAGGCGGGTGAGCTGCGCTTGGCGCACCGCGACGCGAGCCTGGACGAGCTCGGCCACCACGCCGACCCGCCCCTCACCAAGGACGCCGTCGCCGGCCGTATCCGCCGCCTCCTCGCCATGGCCGACAAGAAGGCCGACGTCGAGGGCATCCCGGGAACCGAGGCCGCTGTTCCGGTGGGTGCCGAGGACTGA
- the rapZ gene encoding RNase adapter RapZ, whose amino-acid sequence MEPARDDEPGEVLIVTGMSGAGRSTVANALEDLDWYVVDNLPPRMLRPLLELTELAGGAVPRVAVVVDVRGRSLFGDLPEAMRTLQANRQVRVVFLDASDAVLVRRFEAVRRPHPLQHDGTILDGIRRERERLAPVREAADVVIDTSALNVHQLSLRAVELFGEEGAARHTVTLMSFGFKYGLPPDVDLVADMRFLPNPFWNDDLRALTGEDPRVREYVLGQQGAAEFLDAYAAALRPVMEGYQRENKRHSVVAVGCTGGKHRSVVMARELAARLSDVPGVAVRVAHRDLGRE is encoded by the coding sequence ATGGAACCGGCACGCGACGACGAGCCAGGCGAGGTGCTGATCGTCACGGGCATGTCGGGCGCCGGGCGATCCACGGTCGCCAACGCCCTCGAAGACCTCGACTGGTACGTGGTCGACAACCTGCCCCCGCGCATGCTGCGGCCGCTTCTCGAGCTCACGGAGCTCGCCGGTGGGGCGGTTCCGCGCGTCGCGGTCGTGGTCGACGTCCGCGGTCGATCGCTGTTCGGCGACCTTCCCGAGGCCATGCGCACCCTGCAGGCGAACCGGCAGGTGAGGGTGGTGTTCCTGGATGCCAGTGACGCGGTGCTCGTGCGCAGGTTCGAGGCGGTGCGCCGGCCGCACCCCCTGCAGCACGACGGCACGATCCTCGACGGCATCCGTCGCGAGCGCGAGCGATTGGCTCCGGTCCGCGAGGCCGCCGACGTCGTGATCGATACCTCCGCCCTGAACGTCCATCAGTTGTCGTTGCGGGCGGTCGAGCTGTTCGGCGAAGAGGGCGCTGCGCGTCACACCGTCACGCTGATGAGTTTCGGGTTCAAGTACGGCCTTCCGCCCGACGTCGATCTCGTCGCCGACATGCGCTTCCTGCCGAATCCGTTCTGGAACGACGATCTGCGCGCGCTCACCGGAGAGGATCCCCGCGTGCGGGAATACGTGCTGGGTCAGCAGGGCGCGGCGGAGTTCCTCGATGCGTACGCGGCGGCGCTGCGCCCCGTGATGGAGGGGTATCAGCGCGAGAACAAGCGGCATTCCGTCGTGGCTGTGGGCTGCACGGGGGGCAAGCATCGTTCGGTGGTGATGGCCCGGGAGTTGGCTGCACGTCTGTCCGATGTGCCCGGGGTGGCCGTCCGTGTGGCTCACCGCGACCTCGGTCGCGAGTAG